In a genomic window of Glycine max cultivar Williams 82 chromosome 13, Glycine_max_v4.0, whole genome shotgun sequence:
- the LOC100805993 gene encoding cation/H(+) antiporter 20 → MALNITSIKTSSNGLWQGDNPLDFAFPLLILQITLIILLSRSLAFLLKPIRQPKVIAQIIAGIVLGPSVLGRNKTFKHRLFPPWSTPLLESLASIGLLFFLFLVGLELDLVTIRRSGKRALSIAVAGMSLPFVSGIGLALILRKTVDGTDRVGFAQFLVFMGVAISITAFPVLARILTELKLLTTRVGCTAMAAAAFNDVAAWILLALAIALAGDGVNSHVHKSPLVSLWVLLSGVAFVAFMMILVKPAMRFVSGKCSPVTGAVDETYVCLTLLLVMVFGFVTDMIGIHSVFGAFVFGITVPKGAFAERLIERVEDFVVGLLLPLYFASSGLKTNVATISGAKGWGILALVIATACAGKIGGTFLTAVACKIPMREAMTLAVLMNTKGLVELIVLNIGKEKKVLNDEMFAILVLMALFTTFITTPIVLSIYKNTNDISFHQTLRKLGDLDTNDKATNEFRVLACVHGPNNAPSIINLIESIRSIQKSSIKLFIMHLVELTERSSSIILAQNTDNKSGSSHVEWLEQLYRAFQAHSQLGQVSVQSKTTISSLSTMHDDICHVADEKMVTMIILPFHKRWKKVEMENEEENSEVSQHQMEENIGHGWRGVNQSVLRNAPCTVAVLVDRGYGHGPQNLGLYTTVTQHVCVLFFGGPDDREALELGDRISNHPAVKVTVVRFIHKDVLEGNDMSHSSPSKTNGKSYNLAISKVYPPKEKELDDATMARFQRKWNGMVECFEKVASNIMEEVLALGRSKDYDLIIVGKGQFSLSLVADLVDRQHEELGPIGDILASSTHDVVSSVLVIQQHNALLNGETPLSMRNDNVI, encoded by the exons ATGGCATTAAACATAACCTCCATCAAAACATCCTCCAACGGCTTATGGCAAGGAGACAACCCCTTAGACTTCGCCTTCCCTCTCCTCATTCTCCAAATCACCTTAATCATCCTCCTCTCCCGCTCTCTCGCCTTCCTCCTCAAACCTATCCGACAACCTAAAGTCATCGCCCAAATTATA GCTGGGATTGTCTTGGGTCCTTCCGTTCTGGGAAGGAACAAGACATTCAAGCACCGCCTGTTCCCGCCATGGAGCACCCCGTTGCTGGAATCGCTGGCTAGCATAGGTCTCCTCTTCTTCTTGTTCCTGGTAGGTCTCGAGCTCGACTTGGTCACGATTCGCCGGAGTGGAAAGAGAGCTCTGAGCATCGCCGTCGCCGGAATGTCCCTCCCCTTCGTCTCCGGCATTGGCCTCGCCCTAATCCTCCGCAAGACCGTCGACGGCACCGACAGAGTCGGCTTCGCTCAGTTCCTCGTCTTCATGGGAGTGGCGATTTCCATCACGGCCTTCCCCGTGCTCGCCCGCATCCTAACCGAGCTCAAGCTCCTCACCACGCGAGTGGGCTGCACCGCCATGGCCGCCGCCGCGTTCAACGACGTCGCGGCGTGGATCCTCCTCGCCCTCGCCATCGCGCTCGCCGGCGACGGCGTCAACAGCCACGTCCACAAGAGCCCCCTCGTCTCGCTATGGGTGCTCCTCTCCGGCGTGGCCTTCGTCGCCTTCATGATGATATTAGTCAAACCGGCGATGAGATTCGTCTCCGGAAAATGCTCTCCGGTGACCGGCGCGGTGGATGAAACCTACGTGTGCTTGACTCTGCTGCTCGTGATGGTGTTCGGGTTCGTGACGGACATGATTGGGATCCACTCGGTTTTCGGCGCGTTCGTGTTCGGAATAACGGTTCCGAAGGGCGCGTTTGCGGAGAGGCTGATAGAGAGGGTTGAGGATTTCGTTGTAGGGTTGTTGTTGCCGTTGTATTTTGCTTCGAGTGGGTTGAAGACGAACGTGGCTACGATAAGTGGCGCGAAGGGGTGGGGAATTTTGGCGCTGGTGATTGCGACGGCGTGCGCCGGGAAGATTGGGGGGACGTTTCTGACGGCGGTGGCGTGCAAGATTCCGATGAGGGAGGCGATGACGCTGGCGGTGCTCATGAACACTAAGGGATTGGTGGAGCTCATCGTCCTCAACATTGGGAAGGAAAAAAAG GTGTTAAACGATGAAATGTTTGCCATTTTGGTTCTTATGGCTCTATTCACCACCTTCATTACAACCCCAATAGTGTTGTCCATCTATAAAAACACTAATGACATATCCTTTCATCAAACCCTGAGAAAACTAGGTGACCTTGACACTAATGATAAAGCCACTAACGAGTTTCGCGTCTTGGCGTGTGTGCATGGCCCCAACAACGCTCCTTCCATCATTAACTTGATTGAGTCAATTCGTAGCATCCAAAAATCCTCCATCAAACTCTTCATCATGCACCTTGTTGAGCTCACAGAACGCTCTTCATCAATCATCTTGGCTCAGAACACTGATAATAAGAGTGGCTCTAGCCATGTTGAGTGGCTAGAGCAACTTTATAGGGCCTTCCAAGCCCATAGTCAATTGGGTCAAGTTTCAGTTCAGTCCAAGACCACTATCTCTTCGTTGTCCACTATGCATGATGACATTTGCCACGTGGCAGATGAGAAAATGGTGACCATGATCATCTTGCCTTTCCACAAGCGGTGGAAGAAGGTGGAAATGGAAAATGAGGAGGAGAACAGTGAGGTTTCCCAACACCAAATGGAGGAAAATATTGGCCATGGGTGGAGAGGTGTGAACCAAAGTGTACTTAGGAATGCACCTTGCACTGTGGCTGTGCTTGTTGATCGAGGATATGGACATGGGCCTCAGAATTTGGGCCTATATACCACTGTGACCCAACATGTTTGTGTTTTGTTCTTTGGTGGGCCCGACGATCGTGAGGCCTTGGAGTTGGGGGATAGAATATCTAACCATCCAGCGGTTAAAGTGACTGTTGTGAGGTTCATTCACAAAGATGTGTTGGAAGGTAACGACATGTCACACTCTTCACCAAGCAAAACTAATGGGAAAAGTTACAATTTAGCCATATCTAAAGTGTACCCTCCAAAGGAAAAG GAGCTAGATGATGCAACAATGGCAAGGTTCCAAAGAAAGTGGAATGGAATGGTAGAGTGTTTTGAGAAGGTAGCTAGTAATATTATGGAAGAGGTGTTAGCATTAGGGCGAAGTAAGGATTATGATCTCATAATTGTTGGGAAAGGTCAATTTTCGTTGAGTTTGGTGGCAGATTTGGTAGATAGGCAGCACGAGGAATTAGGTCCTATTGGAGACATTTTAGCATCATCAACGCATGATGTGGTTTCTTCAGTGTTAGTAATTCAACAACATAATGCGCTACTGAATGGGGAGACCCCTTTATCTATGAGAAATGACAATGTAATATAA